A genomic window from Silene latifolia isolate original U9 population chromosome 11, ASM4854445v1, whole genome shotgun sequence includes:
- the LOC141614372 gene encoding uncharacterized protein LOC141614372, with translation MNSQEVESSDDVVTGNIFLNSTPVNVLFDTGASYSFVSHSLSKRLHLKPQNQELRLPIGLPTREIISCTTLFRDCVLTIEGNRFLADLIQFNLQDFDIVLGMDWFRKNHVMVDCHEKSVTIMRTDGEKILFGSNQTRKGNRIISLLKALKLLRQGCKGYLCDIGNPSESELVITNVPVVNELSDVFPENIPEMPPHREIEFPIEVVPGSTPISKAPYRMAPAELKELKEQLDELL, from the coding sequence ATGAATTCCCAGGAGGTGGAGTCTTCTGACGACGTGGTTACGGGTAACATTTTTCTCAACTCTACTCCTGTTAATGTCTTGTTTGATACTGGAGCATCATATTCATTTGTATCACATTCTTTAAGTAAAAGGCTGCATTTAAAACCCCAGAACCAAGAACTAAGACTCCCAATTGGACTACCCACAAGGGAAATAATATCCTGTACCACATTATTTAGAGACTGTGTTTTGACAATAGAGGGGAATCGCTTCCTAGCCGATCTTATCCAGTTTAACCTACAAGATTTTGATATTGTATTAGGAATGGATTGGTTTAGGAAGAATCATGTGATGGTAGACTGTCATGAGAAATCGGTGACAATTATGAGAACAGATGGAGAGAAAATACTTTTTGGAAGTAACCAGACCCGTAAGGGAAATAGGATTATATCCTTGTTAAAAGCTCTAAAGTTGTTACGCCAAGGGTGTAAGGGATACTTATGTGACATCGGTAACCCATCAGAGTCTGAGCTGGTTATAACTAATGTACCGGTTGTAAATGAGCTTTCGGATGTTTTTCCTGAGAACATTCCCGAAATGCCCCCACACCGTGAAATAGAGTTTCCGATTGAAGTAGTACCTGGAAGTACACCAATTTCTAAGGCTCCTTATAGAATGGCTCCTGCAGAACTAAAGGAATTAAAGGAACAACTAGATGAATTGTTGTAA